In the genome of bacterium, one region contains:
- a CDS encoding class II fructose-bisphosphate aldolase family protein: protein MLVHIKELFAKEVRGKFAYPAFNTMNLEITRGIIEAAEELNTPIIIETSEGAIKYAGLETMFEMIASMAIKARVPIALHMDHGKDEDQLRRGIELGYSSVMIDHSSLPVDQNIKDTVAMVEFAHKEGAWVQGEIGRIRGNEDWVSVSESESLLTEPDEAKQFYEATKVDTLACSFGTIHGIIKMSGKAEAHVDINRIEQIASVIPVPLVLHGASGLPDDVIGQAISAGISIINIDTELRMGFTQNLRDALKQHPDEVDPRKYLAPAIEGVKEAAKKKLIAFKTINQIN, encoded by the coding sequence ATGCTAGTCCATATTAAAGAATTATTTGCTAAAGAAGTCCGAGGTAAGTTTGCTTACCCGGCTTTCAATACCATGAACCTCGAGATTACCCGCGGGATTATTGAGGCTGCCGAAGAATTGAACACGCCGATTATCATTGAAACCAGCGAAGGCGCCATTAAGTATGCAGGCCTCGAAACTATGTTCGAGATGATCGCGAGCATGGCCATTAAGGCCAGGGTGCCTATCGCGCTGCATATGGATCACGGCAAAGACGAAGATCAGCTTAGGAGGGGAATAGAATTGGGATACTCGTCGGTGATGATTGACCATTCTTCATTGCCAGTGGATCAAAACATCAAAGACACCGTTGCAATGGTTGAGTTTGCCCATAAGGAAGGAGCTTGGGTACAGGGCGAAATTGGCCGCATCCGCGGCAATGAGGACTGGGTTTCTGTTTCGGAAAGCGAAAGTCTTCTTACCGAGCCGGACGAGGCTAAACAGTTTTATGAAGCTACTAAAGTGGATACTTTAGCCTGTTCTTTTGGCACAATTCACGGTATTATTAAGATGAGCGGTAAAGCCGAAGCGCATGTTGATATCAACCGCATCGAACAAATTGCCAGCGTGATTCCGGTGCCGCTTGTGTTGCACGGAGCCAGCGGCTTGCCTGACGATGTCATTGGTCAGGCTATTAGCGCTGGTATTAGCATCATCAACATTGATACAGAATTGCGCATGGGCTTTACTCAGAATTTAAGGGACGCACTAAAGCAACATCCGGATGAAGTCGACCCGCGCAAATATTTGGCGCCAGCTATAGAGGGAGTCAAGGAGGCTGCCAAGAAAAAATTGATCGCATTTAAGACTATTAATCAAATAAACTAA